A portion of the Juglans microcarpa x Juglans regia isolate MS1-56 chromosome 1D, Jm3101_v1.0, whole genome shotgun sequence genome contains these proteins:
- the LOC121255624 gene encoding protein MAEA homolog, which yields MDSLSNGAAAATIATRTTPITTTASPPSSKLAHLTESLKLEHQFLRVPFEHYKKSIRADHRVFEKEMSAVISGVTEAADADLSKDDAVHHLSSLVSKLQGLKRKLEEGSRIENLQAQRCRARLDHLESADVENLPDWNNTRLKRILVDYMLRMSYYDTAAKLAGSNNIQDLVDIDVFQEAKKVIDALQNKEVAPALAWCADNKSRLKKSKSKFEFQLRLQEFIELVRAENSMRAITYARKYLSPWGATHTKELQRVMATLAFKSNTECARYKVLFEPIQWDFLVDQFKQEFCRLYGMTLEPLLNIYLQAGLSALKTPYCYEDDCTKEDPLSQDNFRKLALPLPYSKQHHSKLVCYITKELMDTENPPQVLPNGYVYSTKALEEMAKKNNGKITCPRTGLVCNYLDLVKAYIS from the exons ATGGATTCTCTTTCGAACGGGGCGGCAGCCGCAACCATCGCCACTCGGACCACTCCAATCACCACGACCGCTTCCCCACCGTCCTCAAAGCTGGCCCACCTGACGGAGTCCCTGAAGCTGGAGCACCAGTTCCTCCGGGTCCCGTTCGAGCACTACAAGAAGTCGATCCGAGCCGACCACCGCGTCTTCGAGAAGGAGATGTCTGCCGTTATCTCCGGCGTCACTGAAGCCGCCGATGCCGATCTTTCTAAAGACGACGCCGTTCATCATCTCAGCTCGCTCGTGTCCAAACTTCAAGGGCTCAAAAGGAAG TTGGAAGAGGGAAGTCGTATCGAGAACTTGCAAGCACAGAGGTGCCGTGCTCGCCTTGATCATTTGGAGTCAGCAGATGTTGAGAATTTGCCGGATTGGAATAATACACGCTTGAAGCGGATTCTTGTAGACTACATGTTGCGAATGTCCTATTATGACACTGCAGCGAAGCTGGCAGGAAGCAACAATATTCAG GATCTTGTTGATATCGATGTATTCCAAGAAGCAAAAAAGGTTATTGATGCTCTTCAGAATAAGGAGGTAGCTCCTGCCCTAGCCTGGTGTGCCGATAACAAGTCAAGGTTGAAGAAGTCCAAG AGCAAATTTGAATTCCAGTTGCGACTTCAAGAATTTATAGAGTTGGTGCGAGCTGAAAATAGTATGCGAGCTATAACATATGCTCGGAAGTACCTTTCACCATGGGGTGCCACCCATACGAAAGAGTTGCAGAGGGTCATGGCAACTCTGGCTTTTAAAAGTAATACCGAATGTGCTAGATATAAG gTTTTATTTGAACCCATACAATGGGATTTCTTGGTGGACCAATTCAAACAAGAATTCTGCAGATTATATGGCATGACACTTGAACCTTTGCTTAATATTTATCTGCAAGCAGGCTTGTCTGCTCTAAAAACTCC ATACTGTTATGAAGATGATTGCACCAAGGAAGACCCTCTATCACAGGATAATTTTCGGAAACTAGCGTTGCCTTTACCATACTCTAAGCAGCATCATTCAAAGTTAGTTTGCTACATAACTAAAGAGCTGATGGACACAGAGAACCCTCCCCAAGTTTTGCCTAATGGATATGTTTACAGCACTAAG GCTCTCGAAGAAATGGCCAAAAAGAATAATGGTAAAATCACCTGTCCAAGGACAGGTTTGGTCTGCAACTACTTAGATCTGGTTAAGGCCTATATATCATAG
- the LOC121255629 gene encoding serine/arginine-rich splicing factor RS2Z32-like, with the protein MPRYDDRYGGTRLYVGRLSSRTRSRDLDDLFSRYGRVRDVDMKRDFAFVEFSDPRDAEDAVYGLNGRDVDGSRLIVEFAKGGPRGPSGSREYLGRGPPPGSGRCFNCGIDGHWARDCKAGDWKNKCYRCGERGHIERNCKNSPKKLRRGRSYSRSPSPRRGKSRSYSRDRSYSRSRSPLKRERSLEQVERKLRSPRDSRSPKRHRSSPPPSKGRKRSSTPDERSPEERGSPSQRDGRQANGSDYSGSPRGKSRSPINDADGEAPRERSYRSPAEENGHSRSPSPIRRDDRSPVDDDDNHGSPRGSESN; encoded by the exons ATGCCTCGGTATGATGACCGCTATGGTGGGACTCGTCTCTACGTGGGACGCTTGTCCTCGAGGACGAGATCGCGTGATCTTGACGACCTCTTTAGCAGATATGGAAG AGTACGCGATGTGGATATGAAGCGCGACTTCGCCTTTGTT GAATTTAGTGACCCACGAGATGCTGAAGATGCAGTATATGGTCTGAATGGCCGGGATGTTGATGGAAGCCGCCTCATTGTAGAATTTGCGAAGGGG GGGCCACGCGGTCCTAGTGGATCTCGTGAGTATCTTGGGAGAGGTCCTCCTCCCGGATCAGGGCGCTGCTTTAATTGTGGAATCGATGGCCATTGGGCTCGAGATTGCAAGGCTGGGGACTGGAAGAATAAGTGTTATCGCTGCGGAGAAAGAGGTCACATAGAAAGGAATTGTAAAAATAGTCCTAAGAAACTTAG ACGTGGGCGGAGTTACTCAAGGTCACCGAGTCCTCGACGTGGCAAAAGTCGTAGTTACAGTAGGGACCGTAGTTACAG TCGATCTAGATCGCctctgaagagagagagaagccttGAGCAagttgaaagaaaattaaggagcCCTCGTGACAGCCGAAGCCCTAAGCGGCATAGGAGCTCGCCACCACCATCTAAAGGGAGGAAGCGTAGTTCTACACCTGATGAGAGGAGCCCAGAAGAACGAGGTAGCCCATCCCAAAGGGATGGCAGGCAGGCCAATGGGTCTGATTACAGTGGCAGTCCCAGGGGAAAGAGTAGAAGCCCTATCAACGATGCTGATGGAGAGGCCCCCCGGGAGCGGAGTTATAGGAGCCCTGCTGAAGAAAATGGCCACAGTCGCAGCCCTAGTCCTATCCGTAGGGACGACAGGAGCcctgttgatgatgatgataatcatGGTTCTCCGAGGGGCAGTGAGTCAAACTAA